In Carya illinoinensis cultivar Pawnee chromosome 16, C.illinoinensisPawnee_v1, whole genome shotgun sequence, a single window of DNA contains:
- the LOC122299394 gene encoding E3 ubiquitin-protein ligase RING1-like produces the protein MSLSGGNPGAGGGSAAGSAAAVPQLYFCHQCHGRVTLTPSPAFDLACPNCNGGFLEELEAPNPNAEPNSNPFLSSSDLPLLFSTPTSASSTPSNAVPMLNDLSSFFGVPRTSPFQDPEAFNPFLFLQNYLQTLGGNVEVVINSGGDPGFRGGVVGPNLNLGDYFFGPGFEQLIQQLAENDPNRYGTPPASKSAVQALPNIKISEDLLASDSWQCAVCKDTFELGEEAKQMPCKHIYHSDCILPWLELHNSCPVCRHELPTDDPDYEQRTLSRSLSSGAGNQSQTWPVSAVSGGSGGAGDIGTANQSETGAAGENPLTPRTVERRVRISLPLPFRAFGFGSPAETSNSGSGNNNASNDGEGNSGNRGNQNFQSETRQEDLD, from the coding sequence ATGTCTCTTTCCGGCGGAAATCCCGGTGCTGGTGGCGGTAGCGCAGCCGGTAGCGCTGCAGCTGTGCCTCAGCTTTACTTCTGCCACCAATGTCACGGTAGGGTGACCCTAACACCATCTCCTGCCTTCGATCTTGCCTGTCCCAATTGCAATGGCGGCTTCCTCGAAGAACTCGAAGCCCCTAACCCTAACGCTGAGCCCAACTCCAATCCCTTCCTTAGTTCCTCCGATCTCCCTCTTCTCTTCTCCACGCCCACCTCTGCCTCCTCCACCCCCTCGAATGCCGTCCCCATGCTCAACGATCTTTCCTCCTTCTTCGGCGTCCCCCGAACTTCCCCCTTCCAAGACCCCGAAGCCTTCaatccatttcttttccttcagaACTACCTTCAAACGCTGGGCGGCAACGTTGAGGTCGTTATCAATTCTGGCGGCGACCCGGGGTTCCGTGGCGGTGTCGTTGGGCCGAATTTAAATCTTGGCGACTATTTCTTTGGCCCTGGATTCGAGCAATTGATCCAACAGCTTGCCGAGAACGATCCCAATCGATACGGCACGCCTCCGGCATCAAAATCAGCGGTCCAGGCATTACCGAACATCAAGATTTCGGAGGATTTGTTGGCCTCGGATTCGTGGCAGTGCGCAGTGTGTAAGGACACGTTCGAGCTGGGCGAGGAGGCCAAGCAGATGCCGTGCAAGCACATTTACCATTCCGATTGCATTCTGCCCTGGTTGGAACTGCATAATTCTTGTCCTGTGTGTCGGCATGAGCTGCCGACTGATGATCCAGACTACGAGCAGAGGACTCTCAGTAGGTCATTATCCTCGGGGGCTGGGAATCAGAGTCAGACTTGGCCGGTTTCTGCTGTTTCTGGTGGCAGTGGTGGTGCTGGTGATATTGGGACTGCGAATCAGAGTGAGACTGGAGCTGCTGGAGAGAATCCACTGACTCCGAGGACAGTGGAGCGGAGGGTCAGGATCTCGTTGCCATTGCCATTTAGGGCATTCGGATTCGGATCACCTGCTGAGACCAGCAATAGTGGGAGTGGTAATAACAACGCAAGCAATGATGGGGAAGGGAATTCGGGAAACAGGGGGAATCAGAACTTCCAGTCTGAGACCAGACAGGAAGATCTGGATTGA